The following coding sequences lie in one Trichoderma breve strain T069 chromosome 1, whole genome shotgun sequence genomic window:
- a CDS encoding amino acid permease domain-containing protein, with the protein MGYRQDYLGDEQTPYDGKKEHDHTQDVPNDDLEGSTHILQDRLRRSLSARQVQMIAIGGTIGTGLFLGTGKSLATGGPASILICYAIVGFIVFVTMLSLGEMAAFLPVAGSFCTFAGRFVDDAFGFALTWNYWFNDAVSTASDLVALQLILQYWTDNFPGWALSLIFWFVLIVVNIATVRAYGELEYWLSLLKVITIVVFIVMGIVVNCGGNAEGRYIGAEYWHIPGAPFVGGIGGFASVFVTASFAYGGTESIAITAGETKNPTKTMPKVVKNVFWRILLFYILSVLLIGLNVPYDYPNLNSKETRTSPFTIVFQMTGAKAAGSVINAVILTSVLSAGNHALFAGTRLLYTLAMEGHAPKFFGKLNRNQVPWVAVLATGFVSGLCFGSSFIGAGQLWSWLQNLVGVSNQLSWIAIGITSLRFRAALARQGKTHLLPFKNWTYPYGPWIAVLLNSFLVLIQGWSCFSPSFDGVSFVSFYIELPIMLVMYLGWKIIKRTKFVRLDEMDLVTDVHTAEEQVEEEKGWKGKAKSVIGWLF; encoded by the exons ATGGGTTATCGCCAGGACTACCTCGGCGACGAGCAAACGCCTTACGATGGCAAGAAGGAGCACGACCACACGCAAGATGTGCCAAACGACGATCTTGAGGGGTCAACACACATTCTCCAGGACCGTCTCCGCCGCTCTCTGTCTGCACGCCAGGTTCAGATGATTGCCATTGGAGGCACCATTGGAACGGGTCTCTTTCTCGGCACGGGCAAGTCGCTGGCTACTGGTGGTCCAGCTTCGATCCTCATCTGCTACGCCATCGTCGGTTTTATCGTCTTTGTGACCATGCTCAGCTTGGGAGAGATGGCCGCCTTTCTACCAGTGGCAGGAAGCTTTTGCACATTTGCGGG TCGCTTTGTTGATGACGCCTTTGGCTTTGCCCTGACATGGAACTACTGGTTCAATGACGCTGTTTCGACTGCATCTGATCTAGTCGCGCTGCAATTGATTCTGCAATACTGGACCGACAACTTCCCCGGATGGGCACTCAGTCTGATATTCTGGTTCGTCTTGATTGTCGTCAACATTGCTACCGTGCGTGCATACGGTGAG CTTGAATATTGGCTCAGTTTGCTCAAAGTCATTACCATCGTT GTCTTCATTGTCATGGGTATCGTTGTCAACTGCGGTGGCAACGCTGAGGGTCGTTACATTGGTGCCGAATACTGGCATATCCCTGGAGCCCCATTCGTCGGCGGTATCGGCGGGTTTGCCTCAGTTTTCGTCACGGCCTCTTTTGCGT ACGGTGGTACGGAGTCGATTGCCATCACGGCTGGTGAGACCAAGAACCCCACAAAGACGATGCCCAAGGTGGTGAAGAATGTCTTTTGGCGAATTCTGCTCTTTTA TATCCTCTCCGTCCTCCTCATTGGTCTCAATGTCCCCTACGACTACCCcaacctcaactccaagGAAACACGCACCTCACCCTTTACCATTGTCTTCCAGATGACTGGAGCCAAGGCTGCAGGCAGtgtcatcaacgccgtcatTCTGACCAGTGTCTTGTCTGCCGGAAACCACGCGCTGTTTGCCGGAACGAGGCTGCTGTACACTTTGGCCATGGAAGGCCATGCTCCCAAATTCTTCGGCAAGCTGAACAGGAACCAGGTGCCCTGGGTGGCTGTTCTGGCAACCGGCTTCGTTTCGGGACTCTGCTTCGGCTCCAGCTTCATCGGTGCTGGCCAGCTTTGGTCGTGGCTGCAAAA CCTTGTCGGTGTCTCTAATCAGCTCAGCTGGATCGCCATCGGCATCACCTCTCTCCGCTTCCGCGCCGCCCTCGCTCGCCAAGGCAAGACGCATCTGCTTCCCTTTAAGAACTGGACTTACCCGTACGGTCCCTGGATTGCCGTTCTGCTGAACTCATTCCTTGTCCTGATCCagggctggagctgcttcAGCCCATCATTTGATGGCGTCAGCTTTGTCAGTTTCTACATCGAACTGCCCATCATGCTGGTCATGTATCTCGGCTGGAAGATCATCAAGCGAACCAAGTTTGTGCGCCTGGACGAAATGGACCTCGTGACGGACGTGCACACGGCTGAAGAGCAagtagaggaagagaagggatggaaaggaaaggcaAAGAGTGTTATTGGGTGGTTATTCTAA